A window of Gadus chalcogrammus isolate NIFS_2021 chromosome 2, NIFS_Gcha_1.0, whole genome shotgun sequence genomic DNA:
ggcacagttgaatattacctcccacttccccactccgctccaatcagagcatagctaagattttttGGACCAGCGGatgagcagctccggcggggggaactcgacggcagcccggcagctcagctccgggactacaatccctttctctgccacattgccgccgagctccccacGCCGGAGTTGCCGgagtccggaggaggagacatggaggagaaagggattgcactcaaggagctgagctgccagactgccgccgagctacccctgCTGACCTGCTGCCGAAACTTAAGCGGCAGTTTaactcccggagtacacccgccggagcagccaGAAAGCatcggcggcagttcagctcccggagtacactgccggagctgccggatTGCCGCCGAAGCTTCCGCGGCGGCCAAACGGCTTTGATGGTGGCCGGGGTGGCAGTCCAGCAGCTacggcgcggggagctcggcggcagtcctgcagctcagctcccggagtacaatcccttctcctccatgtcacggttcatggacttcagagagtccaggccaaagttcctttcccccaattcttctcaaccatggccgagatatcccccactactagtctttacttgttgtggaagtaccagagatgacagacgcagtctttatgattaaTAATATTACCCGAGgcacacatagcttttggcgtgatattagatataggttgcaaacggcaacaatcctttctcctccatgctgtggttcattctgacagctcattggtcaatgggcagcagctcatttgcattgaaGCTACAGACCCCAGAAACagtgcattctgaagggactgaaacagaagAGAATAGCGATAGGCGTGATTTtctttcctaaaagctatttccagccaACAGCTTCAAAatcatgttttctggaactcaaacgAGTAGGCATACTTGTGGCTGCAAGTCCAGGCACGTGTATTCCTTAAACACTGCCCAACTGTGCCATGCTTTGATTAAAATGACATAAATATGTGCGGCATGTGCCCCTGCATCCCAACCAGGAACATTAGTTATGAGAAAGTCAAGAGTTTAGTGGATGCTAGTATGTTCAATTGCCAGCCAAACTGTTCGGGCTCTGATCTCCAGCATCCACAGTCGACAAACCAGGGATAATTTTAGCCTCGTTGCGGAAAGGAACTGAATTCCCAatacgtcgctttggataaaagggctAAAAGACAGAACTGTGCACCAACCACAACCTTGATCAACTACTGTGCATTTGTATATCGTGCTGCTCTGTTCAGCTGTGTAACCAGAGTGTGTGGCTTTGTAGGGTCTCATCCTGGAGCCCTCCAGCCAGGGGCCCATGCTGCAGAGGATGGTATTGACCCTGGGcatccccacccccccggcTCTCATGCCCCTGTCGGCTCATTTTACTCTGGTTAGTATTTCGAAATGtccgtcagagagagagagagggacagacagacagacagacagacagacagacagacagacagacaggcaggcaggcaggcaggcaggcaggcaggcaggcagacagacagacagacagacagacagacagacagacagacaggcaggcaggcaggcaggcaggcagacagacagacagacagacagacagacagacagacagacagacagacagacagacagacagacagacagaccttcaaTTGTTTTTTCAACCATAACAGAATCCTTCAGCTTTAAAAGACCTTAAAGTTACCATTAGTTAACATTATTTTCTTAAAAACATTAAGGAAAGGGGCCTGTTTCACAATAGTATCTTATCTCAGAATAAAAAGGTTCGTAATTGCCTTTTttattaacctttcttggatttATAAAGAAAGttaattaaaatacaaaaatatatcttAAGAATGGTCATACCCTACTTTTTAGATATttcttataaaaaataaacttaCAATTGTTGTCACATTGAAAAGTTATGCCTTGCGTTTAATTGGTTCTATTGATTTTATAGCTTTATAATTTTATCATAGATTTCTTCTAttcataatatgtatatatgctCATTGTAAGGTGTTGCTACTAAAATATTACAATTTGgtatgatattattattgtaataataTAGAAATAGACATGGTTCTAGGCTACTACACTGTAAATACACAATTTGACTTCACTTCTTAGGAATTTACTTAATCACTGAATGAAAGTGATGATTTATACTAAGTCAAAAAGTTGGCAAACATATATTAGAAAGTTTAGGTGGAGCTCGGATAAGTGATACTGATAGGAATGACAGCATAGAAAAAACAAATAGATCGAAAAACCCAGGATGGAAATGTAGGGAAAATCAAAACAATGTCTATGCTTTCTATgctacttaaaggtcccatgacatgaaaatctcactttaggaggttttctaacataaatatgagttcccctagcctgccgatggtcccccagtggctaaaacttgcgtttggtgtaaaacacgcctttgaaaaaactgaggctcaagcgcgctgatttggaatgtctttaggtatgtcgtcacaaagcatctaagctcctccccttactctgcctggcccgcccagagacgttggcccgccaatgagacacgaccgtgcgagcgccacatgtgtgtgtgtaaatgcatacactgtaacgcaagtgtttcttgtcggttctttgatgtctcttgtatttccacaacaagactgtagtgggggttatctgagccatggttgagaaggaattgggggaaaggaactttggctttgactcgctgaagtataTGAACTGCGACAttccgccggttgccgcgaggcaccatcgccatgaagcaccaccgcccggcagcgggcagccgccAGCAGGCAGAGCGCGGTTCAgactacttcagattgatgtgaaagtggaagaaccagagacgtcgcgtATAAGCGGATAagcgttctgcttttggtgttatggcgcataacacgtcggactctcgtctctggtatttctataacgagactcgtagtgggggttatctcagccaaggttgagaatgaattggggggaaggaactttggctttgactccctcaagaacatgaaccacgacatgggggagaaagggattatggcggcgaatgtctcccgcttgagccccgcttcccgctgccgagggaccaccgccggaggcggaggtgcctaagcgctgcccggcaacaatccctttttccCCTCCTtggcgcggttcagtctacttcacattgatgtggacgagGAAGAACCAGgaaacgtcggagaacccaacgcggtcatttgagattcataatatcggctcacatagcttttggccgtgataatatatattatatgatatagatatctatgtaggctatatgataatatttagatatagagctccaggactcctgtgtgttctagaatatttacagaacacggctaaaggctgtgtgcgcctcgccattgcgatacatacactgtaaacagagcgcacggtaccgtggctgcaagctgctcagggccacacccccaccctcctccttgacccgcctcgctcctcctcatttgcattatagctacagacaccaaaacagcgcatttgggggaagctcaatgtgcgactggctcggagtagctgcaactctgcaccacggctgaatttcgggaacgtctttgaatactgtgttagttgcccactaatacctatattaaagaatacataaaatagcatgtcatgggacctttaaagatcGAGCAATTCATGAATTTAGTGTAAATTAATGAAAAAGGTAATGGCAGTAATGTTAACAACTTTTTTTAACAAGAGACATTTTGCTCACCGCAGGAGAACAGCTTAAGCCGCATGTCAGTGGGGATCAAGCTGCAACAGGACCTGCTGGGAGCTCTGGCTGCCCGTCTAGAGGGGCTGGACGACCTCAGAGCCGACCTACGAGACCTCCTCACTCAGATCAACAAGGTAAaagcagcacgcacacacacacacacacacacgcacacacgcacgcacacacacacacacacacacacacacacacacacacacacacacacacacacacacacacacacacacacacacacacacacacacacacacacacacacacacacacacacacacacacacacacacacacacacacacacacacacacacacacgcacagcagcaCCCCCCCAAGCCTGGCTATGGCCCTGCATGTGCAAACATGCACCtgtcatgcacaaacacacaacaaaaattgatgcatgcatgcacccaAACGATTTCACCCACCCAACCACACTTACACTTTCATTTAAATTTGCATCTGCAAGTTTAATACAATGAACTACACGTACTTGCATGCAAAACCACACATTACGTACAGCACTCACATACATTTGCATTTGCACTTAcgaaaatgtttgtgtttgtgtctgaacccacgtgtgtttgttttgtagaTGCAAGAGCTTGGCAGGTGGAGTAGCGACGAGCCGTACCAGAGTCCCGACATCGCCGCTCATCTCCACGGTGACTATGAGTTGCAGGTGGCCACTCACCTAACCTTGACCCAGCTGCGGGCCTTCTGCCAGGACATCGTTCGCAGCATGAGAAACATCAGCGTCTACAGACCACAAGAACAAAGATGATCGGATATTACTAAACCTCTTCAaccattcactctctctcatgctctatACTAACTCATCCTTCCATTTCCCTCCCTGTCCTTTCCCCACAatgctgtttatttatttattcaatcttttttattattaacatgTGCTTGACATAGACACATGACAACaaagataatatatatttcttatttatgaatagtatttattatgtatttatctGTATTTTGCTTGTTATTTGAAtactttttgtatttatttgtttatgagGCTTTGTGATTGAACTCTCCCAACAGTTTTTTGCACAACTGTATTTTCTATGCTGTTTGATGCTGTGTATGTTGTGTAGGCTTATTTATGGGATATAACGTAGGTAGAGCTGGAAAGAAATCCGCGTCACAAGCTTGATTATTTGGAGAAACTTGAAGCACAGCATTTGTCCTGGTTGAATCAAACACAAGAAGCACAGTGTTTTGAGATTGAGCAATCTCACTGATGAGTTCCTCGCTGCGCCATTGCTTCACTGTGAGACATGTTTATGACAGATGAGTATCCACGTGGTTTGGAAAAATCTCTAAAGTAAactctcatctcattttcgtccgcttatccggggtcgggtcgcggggggagcagctcaagcagggggccccagacatcCCTTTTAAAGTAAACTGTAACAGTTTTTTACTGAGATTACCAAGCTTATTTTCCTGACTTTTCCCCCTCAATGCTTATTCTTGCTTGCCTGTTGGAGTCAATTATTGACCTGTGGGAAATGAGAAATGAGGAAACAGAAGCTTTGCAGAAAGTTATAAAAGTGCATTTATTATAAATGAATTATTTGGGCCTTTTGGCTCTGTATTCAGAATTTTGTGTTTTAGATGTATCATCTTTTAGAGCTTCCTGGCCTTGattttttattaacatttaGCTGTAAACCCTATGGgtaaatttgttctcttttgaGACGTTGCATAATGTAGAGAAAACTATtctgtcatatttatttttgtgttgtagGCTCAACAATGACATTTTTTGATCTTGTTTTCAATAACTTAATTTTATGGGCagttttacattatttacaatAATAAAATTGAGGTACATTAAATGCATGCAGTTTGCTTGTTCTTATAGTGTCTCATATTAgttcattgtgttgtgttactATTTTTAAGGCAGTTATGCCAGAAGAGTGAGTGAGATACCAGGCCGATGCACTTTCTTTGGGTAAGGCCAAAAAATGTACTTTCTATGCTGTTTGATGCTGTGTAGGTTGTATGGGATATAACGTAGCTAGAGCTGGAAAGAAATCCGCGTTGCAAACTTGATCCCATGTATCCCGGAAATGTccctaatggcgcgtttccaccaaGTGGTGTGGTTAGGTGTGGTACGTTTGGTGCGGGTAGGGGCATTACGGTTAGGTGCATTATGGTTAGGTGCGGCTCACGTTTCCACCGAAGACAgtatggtagggcggggtttaagccagatggcgatagccgcggcagctacgtaagcatcgtgacatcatagcaccCGACACAGTGCAGCCTGCTGATAAGTtcaatgaaaaagaagaacgcgacacactaaacaaagagcaacaatgtaggacgtccaagaaggacggcaaacttATGCGTGACATTTTATTCAATAAACTAAGCTTTGCCCGTTCAGAAATACGTTGCGGGTACTGTGTTtgtaaaggcggctgcatgcttcagcgttggtgttacgttgttgcgcaaaatttactcaaagcaattcatgctcccttttaggttgcgcgtgttgcgcgtgttgccaagcaatttaccgccagaacagttggtggagtaatatgtggaggaaagtttttcgttgaagacgacctcgagaatgacgtctttgtctgtgggagtcgttggtttgtttatgtgccagatcgtgttctccccatacacagtgaatgatggcaacagacagaggaacaggggtgatgaagttgttggtcattggggttgtataaatgtgcatatctctctacattttaaaacgacataatgtgttggcagcaaagttaacttcacttcacgttaatgcttttgtatatgagcctgccgggtgatactccagacaggaagtagtaaccagaccagcagaccaatcacagccttgcaggctgggcggctcgcgtaaaagcttacgtaaaaaatgacgcaagtctagaaaaatcgcccgacgcacgcaagacgtgagaagtcgcgcaaggggtgcgcaaggggtgcgcaagggcgcgcaagtgcctcttgcgcttgcgcttgcgcttacgcttacgtaactgagcataaatcggcctttagtTTCCCCCTGTCGCACGCatgtgacgattctgtcgaccaatcgaCGGCTTGTGTGGCTCGCAATCGGACCAATCAGGAATGTGTATTTACGTGCCTGCTTTGTTTCGTagtatgccgcgtttccactgcagggtgcggaacggatcggttcgcaaaggtgcggtagggagggggcggtatagcccagctcagttccgaggtcgcgtttccaccgccgacagtactcTTTagaggcacccagtgcaactttcgaggctaaaaataaacattcaatttctagtcttttttacacgtagtaagtttcaataactccataccattacataccgacattcaagcagcaaagatgagacgtctttgtgtggtgagaactgatagaaaatcgataacaacaatgccgccattttctttattttttgtaacctacaataaataaagcaggcttccagtcaatggaaaaatggcttctccccaccggcgattgttgttgtttacgattttctatcagttctcaccacacagcgacgtctcatctttgctccttgaatgtcgatatgtaatggtatggagttattgaaacttactacgtgtaaaaaagactagaaattgaatgtttatttttcattgaatgtttacataaagttgcactgggtgccttaggtaggccggatgtcgatctacgcggcagctacgtaaacatcgtaaacaacatCTTCcgccccaagaatgcagacgaacgtccccacctccttgttcgcccaagcaagcgttttacgcgacatgttaattgtaaaaaataatacctcgaggctactgtttgtttgtgtttatccccacgtcgcccggaagtgatgattctgtcgaccaatcaacggagggggtgtgtagctagaatttccagggaccctttcaggcgtctcgtctcgttttcagtaccccaacggtggagtactgaaaacgaggccaaaacgggtacagctaagtccgggtcacgccgaCTTTTGGCGCTGGAAACGCAACCCGTACCGCACCAttgcgaaccgatccgttctgcaccctgcagtggaaacgcggcattagaagaatggggggcagagagagagaggcgatcGCTACCCGAGATCGCCAGGAACGCACCCTGTGACAGCTTGCAGCGGAGTAAAATTTACGTTTAACGACCTGTAGTTTGCTGGACTGCTGGGCGATCGCACCAGAGATCGTCAGGAACGCACCCCGGGGCCGCGTGGGAGCAGAGTTATAATTTAAAAACACGGTGTCCAAGTGCTCAGTGACTCTTGTTAGTAGGCCTACCCCAACAGAGGAGTACCGGAAAATAGATTGCGGCTAATCGCGGCTCAGTATGCTTATTTTGGGACCCCGCCTACTTTTTGCATGGAAAAATGAACCCTACCGCACCTAATCGCACCTAACCGTACCCCACCACTATgccatccggcttaaaccccgccctaccataagggccGAACCTAGCCGCACCTAACCGTAATGCACCTAACCGCACCAAAACGTAACACACCTAACCACACCACTctgtggaaacgcgccattaacGGCCGTTTACTGCCTGTGGCGATCGCATCAACCACGGGCAGTGGTGGGTGTGTGAGGCAAACGTTATTCAGCATATTGCACCACAGTCACTATCACCATCTGCCCCAGTTGACAATTCTCTTTGTGCGTCACAGTGGAGTTTTGTAACGCTTTTCAATGTTTTGCGTCACAGTCGGCCCCTAGCTGCCCCAGTTGACATTTCACAtcacttacatacatacatttctcTACGTTTTGCGTCACAGTGTGCCCCTTGCTGACCCTGTCGAGTATTTCAACGTTCTGCGTtcaatttcaataaaataatgtaatttatatataacaaATGGACAATGTGGACAATGGAAAAAGTTGTAATTGCTttatattcctttttttttaataatgcaaTAGTATCTTCTCATGGAAAGAAAaggaaatatttgatttatagTAAATCCACACACTTAAAAGATTTCAAGGAATACTCTGTATGATAATGATGATCTTTGCAGCTGCTCGACATCATCAAATAAATGCTGGCCATGTCTTTTTTTCTGCTCCAATGGAGATTGGAGCAAAAACCCAACACACGACACGCAAACAATGGTCAAGTTCAAACCAGGGTAGGCAGGCAATTACTCAGATGGCCAGAGTTCGGGGTTTCTTGGCCCCGAAGATTGGTAGAAAGTCTGTTTAGAATGCCATTAGCTTCCTCCATGGAATCAGAAATTCTCCTGCTGTGTCTGTAGAAAAATATCATGAAATTTGAAGGGGTGATACTGACAGACAAACAATAAcaattatagtatagtataagtATTTTCCTCATGATAAAGGGAGAACGTTTGTGTGGGTCCAATTTTTCAATATTTCTACTCATGCAGTCCATTTCTCAGCTACACATTGATTTGCAATAGAAAACAGTGAATTTAATTCCAATGGGTGTACTTACCAGTCTGAAAGGTTCACTAAGAaattttgaaaaaaattatCTATTTTGTACTTCTGGGAAGATCTCCCAATTCCGGTTTATCTCTGCTttgggaaagggagggagggtgtcatggtctgtctgtttccttgtcttgttttggtgtgttacatgttttactttggtatctccGAATTGTTTCTCCCCATGCTGTTACTCtttgcgtgccctgtgtttagtatttaagcccttgtctttcctttgttccttgtcggataattttagtttgtggtgagttgtgtc
This region includes:
- the LOC130401909 gene encoding uncharacterized protein LOC130401909, with translation MNLLHFLALQCCLALLVLSAPLQDSRLTLADPEFKLAVVRSNTLVEKILEDIPVVHKNTIHSTGLILEPSSQGPMLQRMVLTLGIPTPPALMPLSAHFTLENSLSRMSVGIKLQQDLLGALAARLEGLDDLRADLRDLLTQINKMQELGRWSSDEPYQSPDIAAHLHGDYELQVATHLTLTQLRAFCQDIVRSMRNISVYRPQEQR